A part of Gemmatimonadota bacterium genomic DNA contains:
- the argH gene encoding argininosuccinate lyase, with protein sequence MNKSSQSSEKLWGGRFAGSTEKLMEKFNASIGFDRRLYKMDIEGSRAHARALARMGVLTKQELEQVLKGLNRVERELDAGTLPLTDDLEDIHTAVEKRLTELVGDAGAKIHTGRSRNDQVALDERLFLRETIANTLAQIEQLMGVVLDVAEEHLDILMPGYTHVQQAQPIRFSHYAMALFWMLARDRSRFEDCWKRANAMPLGSGALAGSAYPVDREFLREELGFDRITENSIDAVSDRDYFLEYLSASSILMAHLSRFCEDLIIWSSSEFGFVELDDAFSTGSSMMPQKKNPDSLELVRGKTGRVYGNLMSLLTAMKGVSLAYAKDMQEDKEPVFDTAETVQVSLSVFAGVWQTMKIKGERMADAIDGTILATDLADYLVRKGVPFRQCHRIVGELVKTALARGQKLEELDLPTLRAASEVFDTDVQAVLSAEASTAQRNLDGGTGRDSVLRQIEAGRRLLTDGEASG encoded by the coding sequence ATGAATAAATCATCGCAATCATCCGAAAAACTCTGGGGAGGGCGATTTGCGGGGTCGACTGAAAAACTAATGGAAAAATTCAATGCATCCATTGGTTTTGATCGGCGTCTGTACAAAATGGATATTGAAGGCAGCCGAGCGCACGCCCGCGCATTGGCCCGAATGGGTGTCTTGACAAAACAGGAACTGGAACAGGTCCTCAAAGGTCTAAATCGTGTGGAGCGTGAACTCGACGCGGGCACCTTGCCATTGACGGATGATCTGGAAGACATACACACCGCAGTGGAAAAGCGCTTGACGGAACTGGTCGGCGATGCCGGCGCAAAAATTCACACGGGACGCAGCCGCAACGATCAAGTCGCCCTGGACGAACGTCTGTTCTTGCGCGAAACAATCGCAAACACCCTCGCGCAAATCGAGCAGTTAATGGGCGTAGTATTAGACGTTGCCGAAGAACACCTCGATATCCTGATGCCGGGATATACGCACGTCCAACAGGCACAACCGATCCGATTTTCGCATTATGCCATGGCCCTGTTCTGGATGTTGGCGCGCGACCGCTCGCGGTTTGAAGACTGCTGGAAACGCGCCAATGCCATGCCCCTGGGGTCGGGCGCATTAGCGGGAAGTGCATATCCCGTTGACCGAGAATTTTTGCGCGAAGAACTGGGATTTGATCGCATCACTGAAAACAGCATCGATGCAGTCAGTGATCGCGATTATTTCCTCGAGTATTTGTCGGCGTCATCCATATTGATGGCACACTTGAGCCGATTTTGCGAAGATCTGATCATCTGGTCGTCTTCTGAATTTGGGTTTGTCGAACTGGACGACGCCTTCAGCACCGGATCGAGCATGATGCCGCAAAAAAAGAATCCCGATTCACTGGAATTGGTACGCGGCAAAACCGGACGCGTGTACGGCAACCTAATGTCTCTGCTCACCGCGATGAAAGGCGTATCGCTGGCTTATGCCAAAGACATGCAAGAAGACAAAGAACCCGTCTTTGACACCGCAGAGACCGTGCAGGTGTCCCTATCGGTCTTTGCAGGTGTATGGCAGACCATGAAAATCAAAGGCGAGCGGATGGCCGATGCCATAGATGGCACCATTTTAGCCACCGACCTGGCCGATTATCTCGTGCGAAAAGGTGTACCTTTTCGCCAATGTCACCGCATCGTTGGAGAACTGGTAAAAACCGCTCTGGCGCGCGGACAAAAATTAGAAGAATTGGACCTGCCGACATTGCGCGCGGCATCTGAGGTATTTGACACCGATGTGCAAGCCGTATTGTCCGCAGAAGCCAGTACAGCACAGCGCAATCTGGATGGCGGAACAGGACGCGACTCTGTTTTGAGGCAGATCGAAGCAGGACGGCGTTTGCTGACCGATGGAGAGGCGTCTGGATGA
- a CDS encoding DUF4258 domain-containing protein, which yields MDVGNIIRAIDSQNYHITNHADEEAEDDQLDIEEICHSVHNGEIIKDYPEDRPHSSCLIYGKNIAGEPIHSVWAYDEENQRAILITVYRPDPTRWINWRERRTE from the coding sequence ATGGATGTTGGGAACATCATTCGAGCTATAGATTCTCAAAACTATCACATCACCAATCATGCAGATGAAGAAGCCGAGGATGATCAACTGGATATTGAAGAAATATGCCATTCCGTACACAATGGCGAAATTATCAAAGACTATCCAGAAGATCGACCACACTCGAGTTGCCTGATATATGGAAAAAATATAGCTGGAGAGCCAATCCACAGTGTTTGGGCCTACGACGAGGAAAATCAACGGGCAATCTTGATTACTGTTTATCGCCCAGACCCAACACGTTGGATCAATTGGCGCGAAAGGAGAACGGAGTGA
- a CDS encoding YgiT-type zinc finger protein, whose protein sequence is MTSFDKCPVCGGEIVEKKVEKILRGGNLTEIVKVQAEVCLRCGERLYAPDVVKHFKKIRSKLQKEQMASRQNTARGRLLDKLDYEVWLLDFLEKRYDMAMGKEDIPVLVIRSGEQPDLLDRISEGWVGSGATILDAMMPFTFIASFKTLDMIFEWVLEENCKSGNIQTVPWQFDAKVKLLNKNLKLPSLFKSQPHLYTYPKALFCQLLPYRNEVIHKNSFSVSGDILTLSSSKKGTSLTLSSRQVDYLVRFVRALVRALANEIAIDAYTDKIIRHYLDILAPVHGLSVFSQQMPRFVHVELEAPKCGAAFSANLKKMRDKVVHKFSTDVIFDLTVLAMEGKNLIAKWYFAPEEVPDLDLMTFYEESHKAHRVALGESQTIQA, encoded by the coding sequence ATGACGTCGTTTGACAAATGTCCGGTATGTGGTGGCGAGATTGTTGAAAAGAAAGTTGAGAAGATTTTGCGAGGCGGAAATCTTACAGAAATCGTGAAAGTTCAAGCCGAAGTTTGTCTTCGCTGTGGCGAACGCCTTTATGCCCCCGATGTCGTAAAACATTTCAAAAAGATCCGATCAAAACTTCAAAAAGAACAAATGGCAAGTAGGCAAAATACAGCGAGAGGTAGGCTTTTGGATAAGTTGGATTACGAGGTCTGGCTTCTCGATTTTTTGGAAAAACGCTATGATATGGCGATGGGCAAAGAGGACATTCCAGTGCTCGTGATCAGGAGTGGTGAACAACCTGATCTGTTAGATAGGATTTCGGAAGGGTGGGTTGGCAGCGGCGCGACCATTCTAGATGCCATGATGCCATTCACTTTTATTGCTTCCTTCAAGACCTTGGATATGATCTTTGAATGGGTACTTGAAGAGAATTGCAAATCGGGCAATATCCAAACGGTTCCCTGGCAGTTTGATGCCAAAGTGAAGTTGCTAAATAAAAATCTCAAACTGCCCTCGCTTTTCAAAAGCCAACCACATCTCTATACATATCCCAAAGCACTCTTTTGCCAACTGCTACCGTATCGCAATGAGGTCATTCACAAAAATAGCTTCTCTGTCTCCGGAGATATATTGACCCTTTCAAGTTCTAAGAAAGGAACTAGCCTGACTTTGAGTAGCAGACAGGTCGATTATCTCGTGCGTTTCGTACGTGCGCTTGTTCGCGCTTTGGCAAATGAGATCGCGATTGACGCTTATACGGATAAGATTATTCGACACTATCTGGATATCCTCGCGCCAGTGCATGGGTTGTCAGTCTTCAGTCAACAAATGCCGCGTTTCGTGCATGTCGAACTTGAGGCTCCCAAGTGCGGTGCTGCCTTCTCAGCAAATCTTAAGAAAATGCGCGATAAGGTTGTACATAAATTTTCAACCGATGTGATCTTTGACCTTACAGTGCTGGCGATGGAGGGCAAGAATCTCATTGCAAAATGGTATTTCGCGCCGGAAGAAGTACCAGATTTAGACTTGATGACTTTTTACGAGGAATCTCACAAGGCGCACCGAGTGGCACTTGGTGAATCACAGACAATACAGGCATAA
- a CDS encoding gamma carbonic anhydrase family protein: MLPYKDKTPQIDPSAYIAPGAVVIGDVVISARASIWFNAVIRGDVEPIVIGEGTNIQDGTVVHTDPGYPCNVGKNVTVGHNAILHGCRIEQGVTIGMGATVLTGSAVGESALVAAHALILEGAEVEPRTLVAGVPAKPRRTLSEDEIARLLNNTRRYQKRRLLYMGKR; encoded by the coding sequence ATTTTGCCCTATAAGGACAAAACGCCTCAAATCGACCCGTCTGCTTATATCGCACCCGGTGCCGTAGTGATTGGCGATGTGGTAATCAGTGCCCGCGCGAGTATCTGGTTCAATGCCGTGATTCGAGGCGATGTTGAACCCATTGTAATCGGTGAAGGCACAAATATCCAGGATGGCACTGTCGTGCATACCGACCCGGGCTACCCCTGTAATGTCGGCAAAAATGTGACCGTAGGGCACAATGCGATCTTGCACGGTTGTCGAATAGAACAGGGCGTAACCATCGGAATGGGAGCAACCGTATTGACTGGCTCAGCAGTAGGTGAATCCGCGCTGGTGGCTGCCCACGCCCTGATATTGGAAGGGGCAGAGGTCGAGCCGCGCACACTCGTCGCCGGTGTGCCCGCCAAACCGCGCCGCACATTATCAGAAGACGAGATCGCGCGCTTGTTGAACAATACCAGAAGATACCAGAAACGGCGTCTGCTTTATATGGGTAAGAGGTAA